The nucleotide window GAGTAAATTAATATGAGATCCTATCTTGGGGACATTTCACGTTGTTATGGCCTTTGAATTGGGACAGTTGAATTCCTTAACGATTGAGAATTCCAAAAAGTGCAAAAGAAATATCTGTTGTCATGTTAAGGTAATCACTCATAAATTagcttaatttataaattttggttcaatttctttagaaatttgttttttgttacaATCGGCTTCGAATTTTGAGACAACTACTGTAAAAATACTGTAAGTGGTGAATTAATATGATGGATACAGTATTTTTCTTCAACTTGCTGTAACCCAAGTTCAAAGTCTCTCATCACCGCTTTGAAAACCCACGAACACAAAAGTTGTGGATGCAACGCAATTACACCAATTTATCAGTTCCTGAATATATTTGATCACTTTACgcataaaaaattttaaaattcgaaACGAGAACATAGTAAGAGTCAAAGACTGGGAGGGAGGAAGGCCTTACATTATTAGTacgtaatttttctttttggaagaagaagagaagatagCAAAACAAAGCAAACATGGAAAATATACAAGAATTCCAGCAAGCACTGATAAATCAACTTGTATATAGAGAGGGAAAGGAATAGGAGACTTTTCAATCAGGTCGAAATAGAATATCTTATCCGCGAAATTAAAAGTTGAGAAATGTGGAAGCTTTTATCATAGAGAGCACATGTCTGAGTAAAGCAAAGCATCCCCATTTTACAAGTACCTTAACCACAGCTTGATCCATCATATCCTAAAGTATACATCATAAGATCAGATTCTCCTCTTTCTATTTCATTAACCTCCAAAATACAACTAATAGGAATGGGCGGAATCAGGATCTAGTGTGGGTTGGGGGAGGACGTAGGGGTCTTAGtgtggcttcgccactgtatATAGAGATAGTATATCTTTTTGTACATATATGGTGAATACATGGTCTTTACTACAATGCTCATATCTTTATTCTGATTTTGCTACAGTAGAACGAAATTCTTGCTAAGTAAGGGCTCGTATATATACAATTTATATTTGggaattttaagaaaaaaaactcctagttcactttaacgaaaaatcatatttttacactaaaaagtcaatcctagtacaattcactttaccttttattttgtctttattgttagaacttaaagttttcatacccttttcattagttttccttttatttatctTCATACTTCAGTACGTATTATTAAGATCGTGTGTGTGTATCATGTGTCTGAGTTTTAATTCTCTCTATTTGCTATATGAAAAGCAAAGAAATCTgaatctcatcatatatctgaTGAAAGTGGATAGATCGAGGTGCTAGAGTACTTTGAAAAAGACACCGTTCTTATCCCACCAAATATATGCCCCCTGCAAGTTTGACagcttaggttttttttttcccttttctttttcatgaaATTATGCTTGCTCTTCACTTCTCTAGCACCATATGCCACGACCCAAGTACACAAACAAGAAGCATGAGATACTGTCTAGTGCCTGCTAGCTACCACTATATACTAATATACATATATTCTCTCCGTAAATCTGTGATGACGAGGACGATCGGTTGCACGATATTTTCCATGGTCAGTTTCTTGAAAATTGATCTGCAACACATGCACGATCGATCATTATTCTTTCGAGCACTTATTCTTTTTGGAGACGTACGTATAATCTATGTGGTTATCCTCATGGATCAAGCAACGAAAAGTTGATTAAAATACTTCTTTTTAAAACTTGGTGAATCATCAGGATATGCAAATTAATCATCTAATTAATACACTATCAAAAACATGTCCTTACATGGACTAATAGCCAGAGCCGGtctagagatttttgaggcccgAGGCGACGCTAAAAAATATGCCTTAACTTcacataagaaaaatatttattttcacataaatgacatcgataaaattatatttagaaaaacaTTTCGAACTCAATAATTTTGAAACACAGaaatactaatttattttgtatcaagagaaggaaaccaaaaaactctTGGCTTCCAAGTAGATAAATGAGTTTTGTTTTTCATcttaacttttaaagtgtttttgtataaatcgtgagatgttttttcttatttactaaccttgtcaatatgggactaaaaaaataataatgttttcgagtctttaattgatatgtataagtaatgaATGGGCACTAAATTAAACCTTATAATGACATGTCATATGATTTGTAAATTTGctctaaaaatttggtctacgCATTACTGTTTGTTGAATATTAGACTTGAATTTGaatgaatatttaaaaatagcaacccatatagctactagctagtaactaaaaataaattaacaaccaaacaaaaatttgttaaaattgaaaagaataaacacgcacatagcatttcaaacttaggacctctcgttaattttaaacaaaaaaattgtaaaaattgaaaagtaaataaACACACGTGGTGTCttgaacccaagaccttctcattaatttcaaattaCAAAACCACTACTTATAGTTAAATTCTTTTGTCATTAAACCAacctttttaaaatttatactcttataaaaacatatataaactgaataattttggtgcccctaatttttttgggtcCTGGACGGTCGCCCTGCCTGCAATGGGCCTGGGCCGGTCCTGCTAATAGCAATAAGTTAGCTAGTGGGAGAAGCATATAATTCTTGCTTAATTCTCTAAAATGGCACATTTAAATGTAGGACAATATGTGGCCTCTCTCTATAAGTTCTTGATTAATTAGTTTTTAACTGATTCTGTTATCTTTATATATTCTAACGCTTACTTATTAGTTTATTACTGTGCAGCCTAACTCTTGCCAAGCTGCCTAAACTCCCCAACCAATGTGAAGGATACAATTAATCAAACAATAATTATTGGCTCTAGAAGTATAATTGTTGAAATTAATCTGACGTTGGAAAGTTGACAATACAAATTGCAATAGATAATACATGGTGTTATTCTAATTGTACCGGGAAGTTTTATGATAAAACCCAATTTCGACTGAGCTAGCATGTGGATAAGTTGTGGATGATATTGTGTTGGACTATTACTCCGTCTCTTTGATATTTGACTAtaattaaagagaaaattcTCATATCTTATAAAGTATTTGTTAACTGATTAGTATTGATCCATACATCGGAAGGAATGGAACAATTACATATTAAAGATGATTCTTCCAGATATTTAGTAGAAGGACCACGATATATACTACCTGATCGATCATGTCTATCTGCACTAATTTCAACTTGATCAGCAACTTTTTCCaacataaaaaaggaaaaacaatgtTTACCCCACCCAAAAATGTTATATATAAAGACCCCTCAGTCGTTGCACTACAACATAGATACTTTCTCTAACACATTTGATAGAGCTACATTGCAACAAGAAGGAGTCAGAATACGACTAATGGAGTCGAATCGCAAACGCAGAGGTTTCATGAAGGGCAAGTTGATGCCGTTCTACCGAGCTGCAAAACCTAATTCGACAACAAGTATGCAATATAGTAGCATGGCCATGGCCAGCAGCAAGGTTAAGCCGAGCCAGGCCACTCCTTCGCCAGCTTACTCTGGGTTTATGGTCCACGGCCAGGATTATGTGATTGCAGCAGCTCAGCCTAAGCAGAAGGTTTCATTTATTGTTCCGTCAGACGCTACAGATCATCATACCAAAAACAGCCTCATTAAGCAGCAGTTTGATCACTACGGCGCAGGTGACGAGAGTGTCGATATGAAGGCTGCCAGCTATATTTCCTCGGTTCAAGAACGTTTCAAGCTCGAACGGATCAACTCTTGATCACAAGGAGGAATAATCAAGAAGTTTCCAATACCCGTACGATCCCTCACGCAATATGTATAATTACCATATGTTCGATCTCGTAATAAAAATCTATAAACATGATTTATTATTTGTGTCGAGAGATCGAATCAAGACCGTATGTACGTGCTTTTCATTTGTTTAAATATATGTGTATCACTATATTTAAAAGCTACTTAGGAGCATGGCATAAAACTGAGTCAGtactgcatgcatgcatgattaATACGATGTTCGAATCAACGGTCAATTTGTAATAATTGATTTCATCTATGCACCTGATCTTAATTAACTAGTTATCACAGTCTTCATCACAAGCACGAAATCAAAATATATGCACAGCCCAAATTTAGATGAGTGCTGTGTACATTTTGAATTTGGTGATTAATGATGTGGATTTAGTCAAATTCTAATTCCTGGATAGATCAGCTgcagaataaataaataaaagtagtGTACGCTTTCTTCAGTACGTTGGAGGGTTTCAAATCCTAAATCATCGTACATTTTCGAATAATGCATggcaacataaaaaaataaaaaaaaataaaaaaaaaaggaactagACTTTCATTCAAACTAGAAGTGAAAAGCTTATTAGAATTTAGGACATATCTGAATTATTGCGTGAAAACTTAAtacataaaaatgaaaaatcaggaGCTCGACagaattttttattgaagttttAAAATTCTTAGTTGAAAAGTTAATAGGTGAAAATGAAACATCgtaatgatttgttttctttacttttgctttttctttctaaagTGGAATTAAGAATCCTGTTTAGGGTGTGGATCCTACCCATACAATTTGAggtaaaaaaaatcttttcCCGGTCCTTGGTTTTCATTTTGGTCTTCATGTTAAAAATTTGGCAAATTTGGTCATTGCGTCACTCTTATTGGTAATCTTGATTTCTTTTGCCTAACTAgtagaataataatataaatggGTTAAATAGTTAATAATTAGGAGAGAATCGATGTGGATAAATGTGCATCAGGATGCATAAACATAATCGTTTTTGCCTAAATCAATGTTATTTATTCTAAATTGTGCTCATACGTATGCGGCACGTAAGCACATTAATATTACTGAATTGGGCAAAAcaatcaaaataataaatacgAACACTAAAACACAAGGATTAAATTGACGATTGAAAACACAAATTTTCAAGTTAAAAATTCGACCAGAACACAAAGATCACACACAACTTAAAAATCCCAACTTGTATGAAAAAGAATATACATCGATGAACAAGGTAACTTCCACAATCGAAAAAAAAGAGATACATATTTACCACTGTTTTAAAAATCCCGCTTAGGCACTAGGCAGCTGGCCATTGCCCTGTTTGATCTccaagcatttgaaaattaagaaattgcgCCTAAACTCACCTAGGTCGTGACACTAACTTAAACAAAACCTTgattattttcattttgtttttatcttttcaataaattgtaagagacttgttaaatacttttgatgaacactcattatgtgcttcttccccatgttttcagtattttctaatactttataatcgaTATGTCATTTTactttgcaatttatgtattccaatacaattatataatttttaagtATAACTAGATATTTATATATGTCATGTATAAGAATTAAAAATccgcctaggcggctagacCCCAGCTCACCTTCCGCCTAGCGTCTAACGTCTTTTAAAAACTTGATATATATTTACAGAACGAATTAGCTTATTCACTTTTAGTTAGTTCAATCAAAGCAACCAAAACCTTGAAGACGGAACATACCTATTATTTTATCAATGAAATGGAGAACCGGCCGGTAGCGGACCGCAGCTTATCACCGTGGCCGATCGAATAAGCTGCTAGAACATGCAGCACGTACTTTTCAATCAAATGCAACTTATTACGATTCAAGCTCTGTGATTTCCAGCTATGTTGGTGCTCAAAGTTGATGTTAAATTATTGCCTTATTGGTTCACTTTCTAAATACTAGGAGGAGCTACGTCTCGTACCATTTCTGTGAAAGCATACATTCGCGCCAAACATAATATTAGCACGAGGATGGATTTATTAAAAGGACAAAGACACTATCATCAAAACTAATTGGAAACGGAAAGTACTAACCCAATATTCTTAAAAAGTCATGTAGAATTCCTTAATTTTCTGTGAGCACGATGAAGCAAGCCCCTTTTCATAGTGTCAGCAGTGCAACAACCTTGGAGAAATTCCACTCCTAAAAGTCCCATTGGGCTATAGGCAATTAAATTCCCTAAGTGAGCAAGAATTgtctttaatgaacagtaactgtctAAATGCATCTTTACCGTTAAACTGATTTTAATttagataataataaaatattcattgaaagtatttgaaaatattgaaatgtggtaaAGTGGAAGAACATGATTAGgcatttataaatttaaaaaaaaaaattgtatttttaattaatttgtataattttttaatgtttttttctttttttctttttaatttttttattataatttctTAATAGTAGCTGATGTTAGCGTGATGTC belongs to Malus sylvestris chromosome 17, drMalSylv7.2, whole genome shotgun sequence and includes:
- the LOC126611689 gene encoding uncharacterized protein LOC126611689 — its product is MESNRKRRGFMKGKLMPFYRAAKPNSTTSMQYSSMAMASSKVKPSQATPSPAYSGFMVHGQDYVIAAAQPKQKVSFIVPSDATDHHTKNSLIKQQFDHYGAGDESVDMKAASYISSVQERFKLERINS